From a region of the Aeoliella mucimassa genome:
- a CDS encoding GNAT family N-acetyltransferase — MQIRPYERRDLEGVLSSWENAARLAHPFLEEDFLVQERKNLPEVYLPNADTWVADIDGEVVGFIALIGNQIGGLFLQPSYHNRGIGRALVDKAVELHGSLEVEVFSENVVGRRFYASYGFTETEEKTHEPTGQKVLCLQRAV; from the coding sequence ATGCAAATTCGTCCATACGAGCGACGCGACTTGGAGGGGGTGCTTTCTTCGTGGGAGAACGCTGCCCGGCTTGCCCATCCGTTCCTGGAAGAGGACTTCCTGGTGCAAGAACGCAAGAATCTGCCTGAGGTCTATTTGCCAAACGCAGATACGTGGGTCGCAGACATCGACGGGGAAGTGGTCGGCTTTATCGCCCTGATTGGCAACCAGATTGGAGGACTCTTCTTGCAGCCCTCCTACCATAATCGAGGTATTGGCCGAGCACTCGTTGATAAAGCCGTCGAGCTGCATGGCTCGCTCGAGGTCGAAGTCTTCTCCGAAAACGTGGTTGGACGCCGATTCTACGCTAGCTATGGCTTTACAGAGACAGAAGAGAAAACTCACGAGCCGACTGGCCAAAAAGTGCTCTGCCTGCAACGTGCTGTCTGA
- a CDS encoding ISKra4 family transposase, with the protein MNVRSRWVDSLLGPLQVRRHYYHCRRCRHGLFPRDKTLGLGKRKFSPAAAQVVSITGVQTSFAQSSEVTLRKLCGLKVSESTVERVTEDAGERLQTLLAAGETFGNTEPFAWQRDAHGKTCAYVSLDATGVRQQGPRGAQAEGRMAYVGMIYNINSEQDARSPDPHSVRYLSGFYELPELGRQLRRQAAAVGWDEAEQQIAISDGGAGLEEFLRVHFPRAERILDFWHASEYLVELSQSLYPDDEEHRTAQLASWCHRLKHQGGLSIVWMLQSLEKTNWSSAQREAYTTCLRYFQNHQHKMNYPRYVAHGWQIGSGPVESACKTVVAGRLKQSGMRWSQHGSNAVCHLRALYLSQRGCWEDYWQKYAA; encoded by the coding sequence GTGAACGTTCGCTCGCGGTGGGTCGATAGCCTGCTCGGCCCACTGCAAGTGAGGCGTCACTACTACCACTGCCGCCGGTGCCGTCACGGATTGTTTCCGCGGGACAAAACGTTGGGACTCGGCAAGCGAAAGTTTAGTCCGGCCGCGGCCCAAGTGGTGAGCATCACCGGCGTGCAAACGAGCTTCGCTCAGTCGAGCGAAGTGACACTTCGTAAACTGTGTGGACTGAAGGTCAGCGAGTCGACCGTCGAGCGAGTCACCGAAGACGCTGGCGAGCGTCTCCAAACGTTACTCGCCGCAGGCGAGACGTTTGGCAACACAGAGCCGTTCGCCTGGCAACGCGACGCGCATGGCAAGACGTGCGCGTACGTGAGTCTCGACGCCACAGGCGTGCGACAGCAAGGCCCTCGTGGCGCGCAGGCCGAGGGCCGCATGGCGTACGTCGGCATGATTTACAACATAAACAGCGAGCAGGATGCTCGCTCGCCCGACCCGCATTCGGTGCGGTATTTATCGGGGTTTTATGAACTCCCGGAACTTGGGCGGCAACTGCGTCGCCAAGCCGCCGCGGTTGGGTGGGACGAGGCAGAGCAGCAGATCGCGATCTCGGATGGCGGTGCTGGTTTAGAAGAGTTCTTGCGAGTGCACTTCCCGCGTGCGGAGCGGATCCTCGACTTCTGGCACGCGAGTGAGTACCTGGTGGAATTAAGCCAGTCGCTCTATCCGGACGACGAGGAGCATCGCACTGCTCAGTTGGCATCGTGGTGTCACCGGCTGAAGCACCAAGGAGGCTTGAGCATCGTGTGGATGTTGCAGTCGCTGGAGAAGACCAACTGGTCTTCCGCTCAACGCGAAGCTTATACGACCTGCCTGCGATACTTCCAAAACCACCAGCACAAGATGAACTACCCCCGCTACGTGGCCCACGGCTGGCAGATCGGCAGCGGCCCGGTCGAGAGCGCGTGCAAAACCGTCGTGGCGGGGCGCTTGAAGCAAAGCGGCATGCGCTGGAGCCAGCACGGCTCAAACGCCGTGTGCCACCTCCGCGCCCTCTACCTCAGCCAACGCGGCTGCTGGGAAGACTACTGGCAAAAGTACGCAGCTTAA
- a CDS encoding DUF262 domain-containing protein, translating to MADPLFINDLITQIVSGHLRIPSFQRGFVWDADRVAHLMDSIYKGYPFGSLLFWRTKTALQTERQLGPFELPENDPDYPIDYILDGQQRATSIFGVFQNALSPSAGEDDTWTRIYYDLGAPSDAQDSQFAYLTDSEVEPARHFPLGILFDPPAYRQFLKTMDDSIADKVDKLYRTFTTAKIPVQTFSTDDRAAVAIVFERINRLGVELDTLQLLSAWSWSDDFDLQEQFNDLATDLAPYGFHDVGEDTDLLLRCCAAIISGDASPKTIINLSGGEVRSRFNEIRSGILGAIDFLRTNFHAYSTKVLPFPTVIIPLSVFFATTRDQSTHPNSDQQSTLVRWLWRTFFTRRYSKRLEQLNQDVVEIKRMRDGDLHKLGEFEHELDASFFTKSAFSLRTTNTRTHILMLASASPLDFIGGGSIALGSVLRDCNKKEFHHVYPRALLEAQGADMQLGNSLANFCFLPRASNNTISAKPPSEYMLLMPDNQEQVSEILEHAVCPTDIFHDDFKRFIAERSDLLVKKAKQLMQ from the coding sequence ATGGCAGATCCACTTTTCATCAATGACCTTATCACTCAAATCGTAAGTGGCCACTTACGCATCCCGTCCTTTCAACGGGGATTTGTTTGGGACGCAGATCGCGTAGCGCACTTAATGGACAGCATCTACAAGGGGTATCCATTCGGCTCATTGTTATTCTGGCGTACAAAAACTGCCCTTCAAACTGAGCGTCAACTCGGTCCGTTCGAACTTCCTGAAAACGACCCTGATTATCCGATTGACTATATTCTGGATGGACAGCAACGCGCGACTTCTATATTCGGGGTCTTTCAGAATGCGCTATCCCCTTCTGCAGGGGAAGACGACACGTGGACCCGAATCTATTATGACCTAGGTGCTCCTTCCGATGCTCAAGACTCTCAGTTTGCATATTTAACCGATTCAGAAGTAGAACCTGCTCGCCACTTTCCACTTGGTATCTTGTTCGATCCGCCTGCCTACCGACAATTCCTCAAGACGATGGATGACTCTATAGCAGATAAGGTTGACAAGCTCTATCGAACGTTCACTACTGCGAAAATTCCAGTACAGACCTTTTCAACTGACGACCGCGCAGCTGTTGCAATTGTTTTCGAGCGGATTAACCGCCTTGGCGTTGAACTTGACACACTCCAACTCTTGTCTGCTTGGTCGTGGAGTGATGATTTCGATTTGCAGGAGCAGTTCAACGATCTGGCAACCGACCTAGCTCCCTACGGATTCCATGATGTTGGGGAAGATACTGACCTTTTGTTGAGGTGCTGTGCAGCAATAATCTCTGGTGATGCCTCTCCTAAAACAATCATTAACCTAAGTGGCGGGGAAGTTCGCTCGCGATTTAATGAGATTCGCTCTGGAATACTAGGTGCGATCGATTTTCTACGCACCAATTTTCATGCCTATTCAACTAAGGTATTGCCGTTCCCAACAGTCATCATCCCACTGTCCGTCTTTTTTGCGACTACACGCGACCAAAGCACTCATCCAAATTCAGATCAACAGAGCACATTAGTACGATGGTTATGGCGAACCTTTTTTACTCGGCGATACAGTAAACGACTCGAACAATTAAATCAGGATGTTGTTGAAATCAAGAGAATGCGAGACGGCGATCTACATAAGCTCGGCGAGTTCGAACATGAACTAGATGCTTCGTTCTTCACCAAAAGTGCATTCAGCCTTCGCACAACGAACACAAGAACTCATATCTTAATGTTGGCATCGGCATCACCGCTCGACTTTATCGGTGGGGGCTCTATTGCATTGGGCAGTGTACTCCGCGACTGCAACAAGAAAGAATTTCACCACGTATATCCGCGGGCCTTGCTTGAAGCTCAAGGTGCCGACATGCAGCTTGGAAATTCTCTCGCAAACTTCTGTTTCTTGCCTCGAGCATCTAACAATACCATCAGTGCTAAGCCTCCGAGTGAATACATGCTGCTAATGCCTGACAACCAAGAACAGGTTTCGGAAATATTGGAACACGCCGTCTGTCCCACTGATATATTCCACGATGACTTCAAACGTTTTATTGCCGAACGATCGGACTTACTAGTGAAGAAAGCCAAACAGTTAATGCAGTAG
- a CDS encoding outer membrane protein assembly factor BamB family protein, translating to MRTLPLRTLPLLLVALTFGALLLPQFAVAQSGLVSTLKAERLGLERGWFSQAQIDRQRHHVVNAVLEGDLLLVLSDSGVLHAMNAETGKTAWIAQFGNPNYPSLGPAANKDSVAMINGSTLYVLDRSNGLQKMMKKLSGGAGGGPALTDDYVIVPMFSGRVEAYSLGEPLDFPWYYSSTGRVFDSPVATPDSVVWPTDRGFLYVANRGDEAGIRYRFESAGRIMGHPASVDGTLYFTSTNGYLYAINEQNGQQIWRYSVGSPISKPPLVVDGMAYVATDEPSLHAVDIQTGTLRWLTPGVSRVAGVGKTNVYGMNRFGQLLVVDSRSGVPLGQLETCLSTMTVSNSTTDRIYLVNSTGLVQCMHEVGSDEPYLHDNSPKPEADADEAADASADEEPMDEAADEPADDANPFGAANSNPFGDTSNPFGDTDDDNADDPENPFPF from the coding sequence ATGCGCACCTTACCTCTCCGTACGCTCCCGTTGTTGCTAGTCGCCCTCACGTTCGGGGCACTACTTTTGCCGCAATTTGCCGTTGCTCAGTCGGGTTTGGTCTCCACGCTCAAGGCCGAACGGCTAGGGCTCGAGCGGGGGTGGTTCTCGCAGGCACAAATCGATCGCCAGCGGCATCACGTCGTGAATGCGGTGCTCGAAGGCGATTTGCTGCTCGTGCTATCGGACTCCGGTGTGCTGCATGCCATGAATGCCGAAACTGGCAAAACTGCCTGGATTGCCCAGTTCGGCAATCCTAATTATCCCAGCCTCGGTCCGGCCGCGAATAAAGACTCGGTCGCCATGATTAATGGTAGCACGCTTTACGTGCTCGATCGCTCGAATGGGCTACAGAAGATGATGAAGAAGCTCAGCGGCGGAGCCGGCGGCGGTCCTGCCCTGACCGATGATTACGTGATTGTTCCCATGTTCTCCGGGCGGGTCGAAGCCTACTCGCTGGGCGAGCCGCTCGATTTCCCGTGGTACTACTCGTCGACCGGCCGGGTGTTCGACTCGCCCGTCGCCACTCCCGATAGCGTGGTATGGCCCACCGATCGAGGATTCCTGTACGTAGCCAACCGGGGCGACGAGGCAGGTATTCGCTATCGCTTCGAATCGGCCGGCCGCATCATGGGGCATCCCGCCTCGGTCGATGGCACCCTCTACTTCACCTCGACCAACGGTTACCTGTACGCGATCAACGAACAGAATGGCCAACAAATCTGGCGCTACTCGGTTGGTAGCCCGATCTCCAAGCCACCGTTGGTCGTCGACGGCATGGCCTACGTGGCCACCGACGAGCCTTCGCTGCACGCGGTCGATATCCAAACCGGCACGCTTCGCTGGCTTACCCCCGGCGTGTCGCGCGTCGCTGGCGTCGGCAAGACCAACGTCTACGGCATGAATCGATTCGGCCAACTGCTGGTGGTCGACTCCCGTAGCGGAGTGCCGCTTGGGCAACTCGAAACTTGCCTGTCGACGATGACCGTTAGCAACAGCACGACCGATCGCATTTATCTGGTGAACTCCACCGGCCTGGTGCAGTGCATGCACGAAGTCGGCAGCGACGAGCCTTACCTGCACGACAACTCGCCAAAGCCGGAAGCGGACGCCGACGAAGCAGCCGATGCGAGCGCCGACGAAGAGCCGATGGACGAAGCGGCCGATGAGCCAGCCGACGACGCGAATCCGTTCGGTGCCGCCAACAGCAATCCCTTCGGCGACACCAGCAACCCGTTCGGCGATACCGACGACGACAACGCCGACGATCCAGAGAACCCATTCCCGTTCTAG
- a CDS encoding helix-turn-helix domain-containing protein: MVDKDVKVLFGEQMRRIRSERGWSQEYLADEAALDRSYVGCIERGERNVSIENICKLADALGVSPAAFFDWWSAP; encoded by the coding sequence ATGGTAGACAAGGATGTAAAGGTTTTATTTGGCGAGCAAATGCGACGTATTCGGTCCGAACGCGGTTGGTCTCAAGAGTATTTGGCTGACGAGGCCGCTTTGGACCGGAGTTATGTCGGATGCATTGAACGTGGTGAACGAAACGTCAGTATAGAAAACATATGCAAGCTTGCCGATGCCCTAGGGGTTTCTCCAGCCGCCTTTTTTGACTGGTGGAGTGCACCGTGA
- a CDS encoding DNA cytosine methyltransferase, producing MSLTVKSKSDIKQPIRFEKAFCEFFAGIGLVREGLKRLGWHCVYANDNDPKKQELYQAKFTDCHFHLEDVRDTDKVLGKLGNPPVLATASFPCIDLSLAGWGRGLSGDHSSTFFGFTAALAAMKRRCPKILLIENVNGLLTSHGGKDFQAVATTLASLGYYLDSFVLDAKHFVPQSRQRVFVIGVHRSVVNKAPVVLSNGSAFDPWREALEQTASIRPKRLIQLLESTELNTGWIASPISAPSANVTNLKEFIDLDENQEWWDKPQVLKHYESMSDSHKAQVDLLMLDKKAVHVGTIYRRKRNGTTRAEVRFDGIAGCLRVPRGGSARQIVIVIDRGKLRIRWMSPREYARLQGVPDFPLVGRPNQQMAGFGDAVCVPVIEWIDKYVLSPVYDAIA from the coding sequence ATGTCACTTACAGTCAAATCTAAATCGGATATCAAGCAACCAATTAGATTCGAAAAAGCATTTTGTGAGTTTTTCGCTGGGATTGGATTGGTACGAGAGGGACTGAAGAGATTGGGCTGGCATTGTGTCTATGCCAATGACAATGATCCAAAGAAACAGGAACTATACCAAGCTAAGTTCACTGACTGCCACTTTCATTTGGAGGACGTGAGGGATACCGACAAAGTGTTAGGGAAACTCGGAAATCCTCCAGTGCTTGCGACAGCATCTTTTCCTTGCATTGATCTCTCGTTGGCTGGGTGGGGTAGGGGGCTAAGTGGAGATCATTCTTCAACTTTCTTTGGATTCACAGCAGCGCTAGCTGCAATGAAGAGGCGATGCCCAAAAATACTTCTGATCGAAAACGTCAATGGTCTCTTGACTTCTCACGGAGGCAAAGATTTTCAGGCAGTAGCTACAACACTTGCGAGTCTAGGTTATTATCTCGATTCGTTCGTTTTGGATGCAAAGCACTTCGTGCCGCAGAGTCGCCAGCGAGTGTTTGTGATTGGAGTACATAGAAGCGTAGTAAACAAAGCACCTGTCGTGCTCTCAAATGGTTCGGCTTTCGACCCGTGGAGGGAGGCTCTAGAGCAAACGGCTAGTATCAGACCTAAGCGGCTAATACAGCTTCTGGAGTCAACAGAATTGAATACCGGGTGGATTGCCAGTCCGATCTCGGCTCCCAGTGCCAATGTTACAAATCTAAAAGAGTTTATTGACTTAGATGAGAATCAAGAGTGGTGGGACAAGCCACAGGTGCTTAAACATTACGAGTCGATGAGCGATTCTCATAAAGCCCAAGTGGATTTGTTGATGCTCGACAAGAAGGCAGTCCATGTTGGCACTATCTACCGAAGGAAACGGAACGGAACTACTCGTGCAGAGGTTCGGTTTGACGGCATCGCAGGATGCCTTCGTGTGCCTCGTGGCGGAAGTGCAAGGCAAATAGTAATCGTAATTGATCGAGGGAAGCTTCGAATACGATGGATGTCACCTCGCGAGTATGCCCGATTGCAAGGAGTGCCTGATTTTCCACTGGTTGGCCGGCCTAATCAGCAAATGGCTGGATTTGGGGATGCTGTTTGTGTACCTGTCATCGAGTGGATCGATAAGTACGTTTTGTCACCTGTCTATGATGCTATTGCTTAG